From Vreelandella neptunia, the proteins below share one genomic window:
- a CDS encoding thiol-disulfide oxidoreductase DCC family protein → MSRYTPLHAAPPVTLFHDGHCPFCQQEVAWLEKHRHREHIALVDIQADDFNAQAYGQDFNAMMGQLHLCDSQGKWYIGMDASRALYAVLGYRRLVKFSCLPGVHGIMNAGYRFFARRRIQLGQWWEKRQTKR, encoded by the coding sequence ATGAGCCGCTACACGCCACTACATGCTGCACCGCCAGTTACGCTATTTCACGATGGCCACTGCCCCTTTTGCCAACAGGAAGTCGCATGGCTGGAAAAGCATCGCCATCGGGAACACATCGCGCTGGTCGATATCCAGGCCGATGATTTTAACGCTCAGGCGTATGGGCAGGACTTTAATGCCATGATGGGCCAGTTGCACCTGTGTGATAGTCAAGGGAAATGGTATATCGGCATGGATGCCAGCCGTGCCCTCTATGCAGTGTTGGGCTATCGGCGGCTGGTGAAATTTTCATGTTTGCCGGGAGTACACGGCATAATGAATGCCGGTTACCGGTTTTTTGCCCGTCGCCGCATTCAGCTTGGGCAGTGGTGGGAAAAGCGTCAGACTAAACGTTAA
- a CDS encoding DUF6482 family protein, whose protein sequence is MELKDLKQFVANHDNFEIRVITHSGSRFYQIELEDVEGERHMLTQRTKPMLFRSLDDAYMDLKRAGIHRAYLVQHVPHDEVIGRDAHYSEPLTSRMPLVF, encoded by the coding sequence ATGGAGCTTAAGGATCTTAAGCAGTTTGTCGCCAATCACGACAATTTTGAAATTCGCGTGATTACCCATTCGGGCAGCCGTTTTTATCAGATTGAGCTGGAAGACGTTGAAGGCGAGCGCCATATGCTGACGCAGCGTACCAAGCCAATGCTGTTTCGCTCGCTGGACGATGCCTATATGGATCTCAAACGCGCCGGTATTCATCGTGCTTACCTGGTACAGCATGTGCCTCACGATGAAGTGATAGGCCGCGATGCGCACTATAGTGAGCCGCTCACATCGCGTATGCCGCTCGTTTTTTAA
- the dnaB gene encoding replicative DNA helicase: protein MQDQPSADTETAALKLPPHSLEAEQSVLGGLMLDNQAWDNVSERLVADDFYRYEHRLVFNVMIHLAEAGQPLDVVTLSEALEARDHLDTVGGLAFLAELARNTPSASNIRAYADIVRERATLRKLIRAANQIADSAFTPQGRPADELLNEAERLVFQIAEERPKTGGPIGMSDLLTKAVDRIDELFNLKGEMTGLSTGFRDLDEMTTGLQPSDMVVIAGRPSMGKTTFAMNLVEHAVISSDKPVMVFSMEMPAESLMLRMLSSLGRIDQTRVRTGQLEDEDWPRLTSAVNLLKDKQLFIDDTAALSPNEMRSRLRRVVREHGNIALVMIDYLQLMQIPGFSENRTGEISEISRSLKGLAKEFNCPVVALSQLNRSLEQRPNKRPVMSDLRESGAIEQDADVIAFVYRDEVYNPDNPDNQGIAELIIGKQRNGPIGTVHMAFIGKYTRFEDLAPDSYGQAFGD from the coding sequence ATGCAGGACCAGCCTTCTGCTGATACAGAAACGGCAGCGTTAAAACTGCCGCCGCATTCATTAGAGGCGGAGCAATCGGTACTAGGCGGGCTCATGCTAGACAACCAGGCCTGGGATAACGTATCAGAGCGGTTGGTCGCTGATGATTTCTACCGCTATGAGCACCGTTTGGTGTTCAACGTGATGATTCATCTGGCTGAAGCCGGTCAGCCGCTGGATGTGGTGACGCTTTCCGAAGCGCTGGAAGCGCGTGATCACTTGGATACGGTCGGTGGTTTGGCGTTTCTAGCCGAACTTGCCCGTAATACGCCCTCTGCCAGTAATATTCGCGCCTACGCAGATATCGTGCGTGAGCGGGCTACGCTGCGCAAGTTGATCCGGGCGGCTAATCAAATTGCTGATAGTGCGTTTACTCCCCAAGGGCGCCCGGCTGATGAGCTGCTCAACGAAGCCGAGCGGTTAGTGTTTCAGATTGCCGAGGAGCGCCCCAAAACGGGCGGCCCCATTGGCATGAGCGATCTATTGACCAAGGCGGTGGATCGTATCGATGAGCTGTTTAATCTGAAAGGTGAAATGACCGGGCTATCCACCGGTTTTCGTGATCTGGATGAAATGACCACCGGGTTACAGCCATCCGACATGGTGGTCATCGCCGGACGACCCTCGATGGGTAAAACGACCTTTGCTATGAACCTGGTTGAACATGCGGTGATTTCAAGCGACAAGCCAGTCATGGTGTTCTCCATGGAGATGCCCGCAGAGTCGCTCATGCTGAGGATGCTATCGTCCCTGGGCCGAATCGATCAAACCCGTGTGCGTACCGGGCAGTTGGAAGACGAGGATTGGCCGCGTTTAACTTCTGCGGTCAACCTGCTTAAAGACAAACAGCTGTTTATCGACGATACCGCAGCCTTATCGCCTAACGAGATGCGCTCAAGGTTGCGCCGTGTGGTGCGTGAACATGGCAATATTGCGCTGGTCATGATCGATTATCTTCAGTTGATGCAGATCCCTGGTTTTAGCGAAAACCGCACCGGTGAGATTTCCGAGATTTCGCGCTCCTTGAAGGGGTTGGCGAAAGAGTTTAACTGCCCTGTGGTGGCCCTTTCTCAGTTGAACCGCTCCTTGGAGCAGCGCCCCAATAAACGCCCGGTGATGTCGGATCTGAGGGAATCTGGTGCGATCGAGCAGGATGCCGACGTCATTGCCTTCGTTTATCGCGATGAGGTCTATAATCCAGATAATCCCGACAATCAGGGGATTGCTGAGTTAATTATCGGTAAGCAGCGTAATGGCCCTATCGGCACGGTGCATATGGCCTTTATCGGCAAATATACCCGCTTTGAGGATTTGGCCCCGGATAGTTACGGCCAAGCGTTCGGCGACTAA
- the rplI gene encoding 50S ribosomal protein L9, protein MEVILLDNIGKLGGLGDKVTVKPGYGRNYLVPYGLAVPATKDNIEAFEAQRAELEAQAAERKAEAEARAEQLNDIELSLVSKAGDEGKLFGSIGPRDLADAISSAGIDVAKSEVRMPNGPIRQTGEYDIALHLHAEVDAVVRVVVVAE, encoded by the coding sequence ATGGAAGTCATTCTGCTCGACAACATTGGTAAGCTGGGCGGCCTGGGTGACAAGGTCACCGTGAAGCCTGGTTATGGTCGTAACTACTTGGTGCCTTACGGCTTAGCCGTACCGGCCACCAAAGACAACATCGAAGCGTTTGAAGCACAGCGTGCTGAGCTCGAAGCGCAAGCCGCTGAGCGTAAGGCAGAAGCCGAAGCGCGCGCTGAGCAGCTAAACGACATCGAGCTGTCTTTGGTTTCCAAAGCAGGCGATGAAGGCAAGCTGTTTGGTTCTATTGGTCCGCGTGACCTGGCCGACGCGATTTCCTCTGCTGGCATCGATGTTGCCAAAAGCGAAGTCCGTATGCCGAATGGCCCGATTCGCCAAACCGGCGAATACGACATCGCCCTTCACTTGCACGCTGAAGTGGATGCCGTTGTACGCGTAGTGGTAGTTGCAGAGTAA
- the rpsR gene encoding 30S ribosomal protein S18, translating to MARFFRRRKFCRFTAEGIKQIDYKDLDTLKAYITETGKIVPSRITGTKARYQRQLATAIKRSRYLALLPYSDSHQ from the coding sequence ATGGCACGTTTTTTCCGTCGCCGTAAGTTTTGCCGCTTCACCGCTGAAGGCATCAAGCAGATCGATTACAAAGATCTGGACACGCTGAAGGCTTACATCACCGAAACCGGCAAGATCGTTCCAAGCCGTATTACCGGCACCAAAGCACGCTATCAGCGTCAGTTGGCGACCGCTATCAAGCGCTCGCGTTATCTGGCACTGCTGCCCTACTCCGATAGCCACCAGTAA
- the rpsF gene encoding 30S ribosomal protein S6: MRHYEIVFMVHPDQSEQVPAMVERYTSIVTENSGTVHRLEDWGRRHLAYPINKIHKAHYVLMNVECTGETLDEIENIFRYNDAIIRSLVVRCKEAVTEASPMMKPAEEKRPRREEKPRAEEEETA; encoded by the coding sequence ATGCGTCATTACGAAATCGTGTTTATGGTCCACCCGGATCAAAGCGAGCAGGTGCCGGCAATGGTCGAGCGCTACACCAGCATCGTTACCGAAAACAGCGGCACTGTGCATCGTCTAGAAGATTGGGGCCGTCGTCACTTGGCTTACCCGATCAACAAGATCCACAAAGCCCACTACGTGCTGATGAACGTTGAATGTACCGGCGAGACCCTCGACGAGATCGAGAATATCTTCCGTTACAACGACGCCATTATCCGCAGCCTGGTTGTTCGCTGCAAAGAAGCTGTTACCGAAGCTTCCCCGATGATGAAACCGGCAGAAGAAAAACGTCCGCGTCGCGAAGAAAAACCGCGCGCTGAAGAAGAAGAAACTGCCTGA
- the rlmB gene encoding 23S rRNA (guanosine(2251)-2'-O)-methyltransferase RlmB: MKSASSRRGPKTPDGLDQVYGVHALQSLLDRGEAPRELWVQQGAGSRLKELIAQAQAHGARVKEQPRDLLDQLTQGAAHQGVVAFCPPLTPEGEESLWLKLRAWPSNTPPLLLILDGVTDVHNFGACLRSADAAGAHGVIVAKDKAAPLNATVRKVACGAAEVVPVYQVTNLARTLAKLKDAGVWITGTAGEAEASVFDIDMTGPTALVMGAEGKGMRRLTREACDNLAKLPMAGEVSSLNVSVATGICLFEAVRQRQLAS, translated from the coding sequence ATGAAGTCGGCGTCTTCACGGCGGGGGCCCAAGACCCCTGATGGTTTGGATCAGGTATATGGCGTTCATGCCCTGCAAAGCCTGCTAGACAGGGGCGAGGCGCCCCGAGAGCTTTGGGTGCAGCAGGGGGCAGGGAGCCGTTTAAAGGAGCTTATCGCCCAGGCCCAGGCGCATGGCGCTCGAGTAAAAGAGCAGCCGCGAGATTTGCTTGATCAGCTAACCCAGGGGGCGGCTCATCAGGGAGTGGTGGCGTTTTGTCCGCCGTTAACGCCTGAAGGTGAAGAGTCGCTCTGGCTTAAGTTGCGCGCCTGGCCCTCGAATACACCACCGCTGTTGCTGATTTTGGATGGCGTGACGGATGTGCATAACTTTGGTGCCTGCCTGCGTAGCGCGGATGCCGCCGGTGCCCACGGCGTGATTGTGGCGAAAGATAAAGCCGCACCGCTCAATGCAACGGTGCGTAAAGTCGCTTGTGGCGCCGCCGAAGTGGTGCCGGTTTATCAAGTGACTAACCTGGCGCGCACCCTGGCCAAGCTAAAAGATGCCGGTGTCTGGATAACCGGTACGGCTGGCGAGGCAGAGGCCAGCGTCTTTGACATCGATATGACCGGCCCCACCGCGCTGGTGATGGGGGCGGAAGGCAAGGGTATGCGGCGTTTAACTCGCGAAGCCTGCGATAATCTTGCCAAGCTTCCCATGGCGGGGGAGGTCTCTAGCCTTAATGTCTCGGTGGCCACTGGTATTTGCCTGTTCGAGGCTGTTCGTCAGCGCCAGCTTGCAAGTTAA
- the rnr gene encoding ribonuclease R, which yields MKYWTLSDDPHAEREAHKYGNPAPSREYLLAALESYGKPITHENMSRMLGLEDEELIEAVRRRLAAMERDGQVLRDRRGAYALIDKLDLIKGKVLGHRDGFGFLLRDDGKKPDLVLPPRQMRRVFHGDHVLARISGRDRRGRDEATIADVIARNTQTIVGVYRSNTPEFGILIPENPRITQEVIIPHSACGGAKDGQVISAKIVQQPATRVQPVGEVIEVLGERMDPGMEIDIAIRSYDIPAEFPPEVLDQIAGISAEVLEEDKQHRVDLRDVPLVTIDDESAKDFDDAVCAWKTKSGSWKLLVAIADVSHYVRPGTPLDDEGRTRGNSVYFPGQVVPMLPELLSNGLCSLNPHVDRLVLVCEMNISQTGAISRYRFYEAVMNSHARLTYNKVAAILDEKSEEGEALRAEHSELVKPLKNLEELYYLLREARAERGAIDFDTTETAIIFNDERKIEKIVPRSRNNAHKLIEECMLAANVATARFLDKHDLPALYRIHERPTPERLDKLRLFLNELGLAVGGGDMPTPQDYQALRETIADRPDFDIIQTVMLRSMNQAVYSPQNEGHFGLAYQAYAHFTSPIRRYPDLLVHRAIRSVIRGPRQTNTVLRVEGAPVEPPSKWCPYTFEQMLELGEHCSMTERRADEATRDVESWLKCEFMSDKLGETFEGTIASVTQFGLFVRLDEFYVEGLVHVTSLPSDYYHYEAEKHRLKGERTGTTYRLGDGLTVQVARVDMDDRKIDFGLGDEKPRPRRQPRKSRGGEEGAKGAGVKGESGKAAGDKKSNGEKPATRRGPRRTRNGPRKPSPNKG from the coding sequence ATGAAGTATTGGACGTTAAGTGATGATCCGCACGCCGAGCGCGAGGCGCATAAATATGGCAACCCGGCGCCAAGCAGGGAGTATTTGCTTGCAGCCTTAGAAAGCTATGGCAAGCCGATCACTCACGAAAATATGAGCCGCATGCTGGGGCTGGAAGACGAAGAACTTATAGAAGCCGTCAGGCGCCGCTTGGCGGCGATGGAGCGCGACGGCCAGGTGCTGCGTGACCGTCGTGGCGCCTATGCGCTGATCGACAAACTCGATTTAATCAAAGGAAAAGTCCTTGGTCATCGAGACGGCTTTGGCTTTTTACTCCGCGATGACGGCAAAAAGCCAGACCTGGTATTGCCCCCGCGCCAAATGCGCCGTGTCTTTCACGGAGACCACGTGCTGGCGCGCATTAGCGGACGTGATCGCCGCGGTCGTGATGAGGCGACCATTGCCGATGTGATTGCACGCAACACGCAAACCATCGTCGGCGTTTACCGGAGTAATACGCCTGAGTTTGGCATTTTGATACCGGAGAATCCGCGTATTACTCAGGAAGTGATTATTCCTCATAGCGCCTGCGGTGGCGCTAAAGATGGCCAGGTGATCTCGGCCAAAATCGTTCAGCAGCCGGCCACCCGTGTACAGCCAGTGGGTGAAGTGATCGAAGTGCTGGGCGAGCGTATGGATCCCGGTATGGAAATTGATATTGCGATTCGCAGTTACGATATTCCTGCAGAGTTTCCGCCTGAAGTGCTTGATCAGATTGCTGGCATTTCAGCGGAGGTGTTGGAAGAGGATAAGCAGCACCGCGTAGACCTGCGCGACGTACCGCTGGTTACTATCGATGACGAGTCTGCCAAGGACTTCGATGATGCGGTGTGTGCCTGGAAAACCAAATCCGGTAGTTGGAAGCTGCTCGTCGCCATTGCAGATGTTTCCCACTATGTCCGCCCAGGCACGCCGTTGGACGATGAAGGCCGCACCCGTGGCAACTCGGTCTACTTCCCTGGTCAAGTGGTTCCCATGCTGCCGGAGCTGCTGTCCAACGGGCTCTGTTCCTTGAATCCCCACGTGGATCGCTTAGTACTGGTGTGCGAAATGAATATTTCGCAAACCGGTGCGATTAGCCGCTACCGCTTCTACGAAGCCGTCATGAATTCCCACGCTCGTCTGACCTATAACAAGGTGGCCGCGATTCTCGACGAGAAGAGCGAAGAGGGTGAGGCGCTAAGGGCAGAGCATAGCGAGCTAGTTAAGCCGCTGAAAAATCTGGAAGAGCTTTACTACTTGTTGCGCGAAGCGCGTGCCGAGCGTGGGGCGATCGATTTTGATACCACTGAAACGGCCATCATCTTTAACGATGAGCGAAAAATCGAAAAAATCGTTCCGCGTAGCCGTAACAATGCTCACAAGCTAATTGAAGAGTGCATGCTGGCGGCCAACGTGGCGACTGCGCGCTTCCTGGATAAGCATGATTTGCCGGCGCTTTACCGTATCCACGAGCGACCGACCCCGGAACGGCTTGATAAGCTGCGCCTGTTCTTGAACGAGTTAGGCCTTGCTGTCGGCGGCGGTGATATGCCCACTCCGCAGGACTATCAAGCACTGCGTGAAACGATTGCCGACCGCCCTGACTTCGATATCATTCAGACGGTCATGCTGCGCTCGATGAATCAGGCGGTCTACTCACCGCAAAATGAAGGCCATTTTGGCTTGGCCTACCAAGCCTACGCCCACTTTACCTCGCCGATTCGACGCTATCCCGACCTGCTGGTGCACCGCGCTATTCGTTCGGTGATCCGAGGTCCGCGCCAAACCAACACGGTGCTGCGCGTAGAAGGCGCGCCGGTTGAGCCGCCCAGCAAGTGGTGTCCGTATACCTTTGAGCAGATGCTTGAGCTGGGTGAGCACTGCTCGATGACTGAACGCCGTGCCGACGAAGCCACTCGTGATGTAGAGAGCTGGCTGAAGTGCGAGTTTATGTCCGACAAGCTCGGCGAGACGTTCGAAGGTACCATCGCCTCCGTCACTCAGTTTGGTCTGTTTGTGCGTCTTGATGAGTTCTACGTGGAAGGCTTGGTTCACGTAACGTCGCTGCCTTCGGACTATTACCACTACGAAGCTGAGAAGCACCGCTTGAAAGGTGAGCGTACCGGCACGACCTACCGCTTGGGCGATGGTCTTACCGTCCAAGTGGCGCGTGTCGATATGGACGATCGTAAGATTGACTTTGGGCTGGGTGATGAAAAGCCGCGCCCACGCCGCCAGCCGCGTAAGAGCCGCGGTGGGGAAGAGGGTGCTAAAGGCGCTGGTGTTAAAGGTGAGAGTGGCAAAGCCGCTGGGGATAAGAAGTCCAATGGCGAGAAGCCCGCTACACGTCGCGGCCCACGCCGTACGCGCAACGGCCCACGCAAACCATCACCGAATAAGGGCTGA
- a CDS encoding DNA/RNA non-specific endonuclease codes for MGISLSSWRRQGRRLGIAVLFVVVGTGLWEFQERQHKDAYTWMGVPTWEEFRPTTMHRVLRNDGYLVGWSDVRVNPLWVSYQVEAVEDSSIGPRPNFQADWRTLWPVGTDSYAGSGYDRGHLAPNYAIAAVHGRSAQVDTFLMSNMTPQRPNLNRQLWQRLEEAVMDHFAPRFDRLQVITGPIYPEHFMDNVFNRVGLVEVPSAFYKIIVAPHNEAPLALAFIMPQDVRGNEPLDDYLVTIDEIEARTGLNFFPDLATEVESVLEGELRIQGWALEEVARRPGRFQ; via the coding sequence TTGGGAATATCGCTTTCGAGCTGGCGTCGTCAAGGTCGACGCCTAGGCATCGCCGTGCTGTTTGTTGTGGTAGGCACAGGGCTGTGGGAGTTTCAGGAGCGCCAGCATAAAGATGCCTACACCTGGATGGGGGTGCCTACTTGGGAGGAGTTTCGCCCCACTACGATGCACAGAGTGCTGCGCAATGACGGCTACTTGGTGGGATGGTCTGATGTACGGGTCAATCCGCTGTGGGTAAGCTATCAGGTTGAAGCAGTGGAAGACTCGAGTATTGGCCCGCGGCCAAATTTTCAAGCCGATTGGCGCACGCTATGGCCAGTTGGCACAGACAGCTATGCCGGTAGCGGCTACGACCGGGGGCATTTAGCACCAAACTACGCCATTGCAGCGGTGCATGGGCGCAGCGCTCAGGTCGATACCTTCCTAATGAGCAATATGACTCCGCAACGGCCCAATCTGAACCGACAGCTCTGGCAGCGGTTAGAAGAAGCGGTGATGGATCACTTTGCGCCACGCTTTGACCGGTTGCAGGTGATTACCGGCCCCATTTACCCAGAACACTTTATGGATAACGTGTTCAACCGGGTGGGACTGGTCGAAGTGCCTTCGGCTTTTTACAAGATCATAGTGGCGCCGCACAACGAGGCACCATTAGCGTTAGCGTTCATCATGCCACAAGACGTTCGGGGCAATGAGCCGCTGGATGACTATTTGGTGACCATCGATGAGATTGAGGCACGCACAGGGCTTAACTTCTTCCCAGACTTAGCAACGGAAGTAGAGTCTGTATTGGAAGGAGAGTTGCGTATACAGGGGTGGGCACTTGAAGAAGTGGCACGACGTCCGGGCAGGTTCCAATAA
- a CDS encoding Lrp/AsnC family transcriptional regulator: MQNAVILINTDKGQVKAVAERLADVEGISEVYSTCGRYDLVAIARTRDFESLAELVTERLNAVEGISDTETLNAMQVHSRHDLETMFSLGW; the protein is encoded by the coding sequence ATGCAAAACGCAGTCATTTTAATCAATACCGATAAAGGCCAGGTTAAGGCAGTGGCCGAGCGCTTGGCCGATGTAGAGGGCATTAGCGAGGTGTACTCCACCTGTGGCCGCTACGACTTGGTGGCAATTGCCCGCACCCGTGATTTTGAAAGCTTGGCCGAATTGGTGACTGAGCGCTTGAACGCCGTGGAAGGTATTAGCGATACAGAAACCCTGAATGCCATGCAGGTTCACTCCCGCCACGATCTAGAAACGATGTTTTCATTAGGCTGGTGA
- a CDS encoding high-potential iron-sulfur protein → MANKSRRDFMRNSMLGLAALPLGAGILSKTAFAQELPRLDPSASNAQALNYVEDASEASDHPAYEEGERCDNCMFFNADTEGCQLFPENSVAPSGWCQSWTAQA, encoded by the coding sequence ATGGCTAATAAGAGCCGTCGTGACTTTATGCGCAACAGCATGTTGGGCCTTGCAGCCCTTCCACTGGGAGCTGGCATTCTTTCTAAAACTGCTTTCGCCCAAGAGCTGCCGCGCCTTGATCCTTCCGCAAGCAACGCCCAAGCGCTTAACTATGTAGAAGATGCCAGTGAAGCCAGCGATCACCCCGCTTATGAAGAGGGCGAACGCTGCGATAACTGCATGTTCTTTAATGCAGATACTGAGGGTTGCCAGCTATTTCCAGAGAATAGCGTAGCACCCTCTGGCTGGTGCCAATCCTGGACTGCTCAGGCTTAA
- a CDS encoding SpoVR family protein — protein sequence MSATRKRKPIATGSDWNFSVLERFDAELARLADEYRLDTYPNQIEVITTEQMMDAYASVGMPVGYHHWSFGKQFLAVEQAYKRGQMGLAYELVINSDPCIAYLMEENTLMMQVLVMAHACYGHNSFFKGNYLFRTWTDASSIVDYLVFARKYIAKCEERHGVQAVEQLLDACHALQNYGVDRYKRPSPISAEEEAKRQEERESYLQTQVNMLWRTIPESPISDSPLAAGSLHADDDPLGLHSGGHYPPEPQENLLYFIEKNAPLLAPWQREIVRIVRKLAQYFYPQRQTQVMNEGWACFWHYTLMNRLYDDGNVDEGLMLEFLQSHAAVINQPAFDHPHFSGINPYALGFAIFMDIKRICEAPTDEDREWFPDIAGTPWRETLEFAMRNFKDESFIQQFLSPKVMRDHKLFLVVDDDQVETLEVAAIHNEQGYRQVREALATQYALSVREPNIQVVEAAIRGDRSLTLHHVQDSRRPLGRSVYPVIRHLQQLWGFPVHLVSLEEGRVTRRFHWPVEDESPAS from the coding sequence ATGAGTGCGACCCGCAAGCGTAAGCCGATTGCCACCGGCTCTGATTGGAACTTCAGTGTACTGGAGCGTTTTGATGCGGAGCTGGCCAGGCTTGCTGATGAGTATCGGCTGGATACCTATCCCAACCAGATAGAAGTCATCACTACCGAACAGATGATGGATGCTTACGCCAGTGTAGGCATGCCGGTGGGCTATCATCACTGGTCGTTCGGCAAGCAGTTTCTGGCCGTGGAGCAGGCGTACAAGCGCGGCCAGATGGGGTTGGCCTATGAACTGGTGATCAATTCCGACCCCTGCATCGCTTATTTAATGGAGGAGAATACGCTGATGATGCAGGTGCTGGTGATGGCCCACGCCTGCTATGGCCACAACTCCTTTTTTAAGGGTAACTACCTGTTCCGCACCTGGACCGACGCCTCTTCAATCGTTGATTATCTGGTGTTTGCGCGTAAATATATCGCCAAGTGTGAAGAACGCCACGGCGTGCAGGCCGTTGAACAATTGCTGGATGCTTGCCATGCGCTGCAAAACTACGGGGTCGACCGTTATAAGCGTCCCTCGCCGATCTCAGCCGAAGAGGAAGCGAAGCGCCAGGAGGAGCGTGAAAGCTACCTGCAAACCCAGGTGAATATGCTCTGGCGTACCATTCCTGAGTCACCTATCAGCGATTCGCCGCTGGCAGCGGGGAGCCTGCATGCTGACGATGACCCGCTAGGCTTGCACAGCGGCGGTCACTATCCTCCTGAACCTCAAGAGAACCTGCTCTACTTTATTGAAAAAAATGCCCCGCTGCTGGCGCCCTGGCAGCGTGAAATCGTGCGGATTGTGCGCAAATTGGCGCAGTATTTTTATCCTCAACGGCAGACCCAGGTAATGAATGAAGGCTGGGCGTGCTTTTGGCACTACACGCTGATGAACCGGCTCTACGATGATGGCAATGTCGATGAGGGATTAATGCTGGAGTTTCTCCAGTCTCATGCGGCGGTCATTAACCAGCCAGCGTTTGATCATCCTCACTTCAGTGGGATTAACCCCTATGCCCTTGGCTTTGCAATCTTTATGGATATTAAACGGATCTGCGAAGCACCCACCGATGAGGATCGCGAGTGGTTCCCTGATATTGCAGGCACGCCATGGCGGGAAACGCTGGAGTTTGCGATGCGCAACTTCAAGGATGAGTCGTTTATCCAGCAGTTTTTATCGCCGAAAGTAATGCGCGACCATAAGCTGTTTTTGGTGGTGGATGACGATCAGGTGGAGACGCTTGAAGTCGCAGCAATTCATAATGAACAGGGCTACCGCCAGGTTCGCGAAGCGCTTGCGACCCAGTACGCGCTCTCTGTCCGCGAACCCAATATTCAAGTGGTCGAAGCGGCCATTCGTGGGGATCGCTCGCTAACACTTCATCACGTCCAGGATAGCCGCCGCCCGCTAGGCCGCAGTGTTTACCCGGTGATTCGCCATCTTCAGCAGCTATGGGGCTTCCCTGTTCATCTTGTCTCTTTGGAAGAGGGGCGGGTAACGCGGCGTTTTCATTGGCCGGTAGAGGATGAAAGCCCAGCTTCTTAG